Proteins encoded within one genomic window of Carassius gibelio isolate Cgi1373 ecotype wild population from Czech Republic chromosome A4, carGib1.2-hapl.c, whole genome shotgun sequence:
- the LOC127968427 gene encoding C-type lectin domain family 10 member A-like has protein sequence MKHKKETEDFNTEEPRTPRHTGSDGVMIRRSRAAAVVFVLLCVLLLTARIILCATFTQERQQLLTKIINLTQERIDLQKKFADGLKCHQSSLYFFSSETKSWTESRRYCRERKADLIIINNREEQDFVKNNCGSYHFWIGLTDVEEENRWKWVDGSTLTSG, from the exons ATGAAACATAAGAAAgagacagaagacttcaacacagaagaaccccgaacacctcgacacacag GAAGTGATGGTGTGATGATCAGAAGGTCCAGAGCAGCTGCAGTAGTGTTtgtgctgctgtgtgttcttctgctgactgCACGCATTATACTGTGTGCCACCTTCACTCAAGAGAGACAACAGCTGCTGACTAAGATCATCAACCTCACTCAAGAGAGAATTGATCTTCAGAAGAAGTTTGCAG ATGGATTGAAGTGTCATCAATCCAGTCTTTACTTCTTTTCCTCTGAGACGAAGAGCTGGACTGAGAGCAGAAGATACTGTAGAGAGAGAAaagcagatctgatcatcatcaacaacagagaggaacaa GATTTTGTGAAGAATAATTGTGGTTCTTATCATTTCTGGATTGGTTTGACTGATGTTGAAGAGGAGAACAGatggaaatgggttgatggcagcACACTGACCTCTGGGTga